A DNA window from Halomicrobium mukohataei DSM 12286 contains the following coding sequences:
- a CDS encoding YgaP family membrane protein, with product MDSTDNVGGRDRIARALLAVVLSVAALRSLRNGKRLRGLLAGIGALAFGFNATTKYCGLNDALGIDTTGDEVTVDIDELRGEDTETVVEDASDDGGLTCADCGEPIVPGERRGPDEGGEIVHDRCH from the coding sequence ATGGATTCAACGGACAACGTTGGCGGCCGTGATCGGATCGCACGCGCGCTACTGGCGGTCGTGCTGAGTGTCGCAGCGCTTCGGTCGCTCCGGAACGGCAAGCGACTGCGCGGTCTGCTCGCCGGGATCGGCGCACTGGCCTTCGGATTCAACGCCACGACGAAGTACTGCGGGCTCAACGACGCGCTCGGCATCGACACGACCGGCGACGAGGTCACCGTCGACATCGACGAACTGCGAGGCGAGGACACGGAGACCGTCGTCGAGGACGCGTCCGACGACGGCGGACTCACCTGTGCCGACTGCGGCGAGCCGATCGTCCCCGGCGAGCGTCGCGGCCCCGACGAGGGCGGCGAGATCGTCCACGATCGTTGTCACTGA
- a CDS encoding sodium:solute symporter family protein — protein MADTTIQLGIVGGYMVLAAAIGVVAYRLTDRTAEDYYLASRTFGTVVLLFTTFATLLSAFTFFGGPNLTFAQGPEWLLVMGLMDGIIFAVLWYVLGYKQWLVGQRHGYVTLGEMLGDRFGSRLLRGLVAAISLFWLFPYVMLQQKGAGQAVVGLTDGAVPFWVGAGGITLFMIVYVAVSGMRGVAWTDTLQGIVMLGLIWAAVAWILSAVGGPAAATDRLAETNPEFLALGGGLYTPEYVLSTAISIAFGVTMFPQINQRFFVARSQKVLKRTLALWPVLVVLLFVPAFMLGAWAAGLGVTVPENGNVIPAVLNEYTAGWFTAAVVAAALAAMMSSSDSMLLSGASYLTRDLYRPVTDLAEEEPTLPDRASLVNRVRRSLLAVAVSVGRTLHSDRDRETLLARAGVVVFATVSFVASLYAPGTLVQIGDTAFGGFAQLALPVIVALYWPRTTRWGMYAGVGGSQLFYLASVFLPFVPGSYLGGWSASVVCMALGLVLTVGVSLVTSASPGEDAGLYSVSGVDGD, from the coding sequence ATGGCTGACACGACGATCCAGCTGGGCATCGTCGGCGGCTACATGGTACTGGCGGCGGCCATCGGCGTCGTCGCCTACCGCCTGACCGATCGCACGGCGGAAGACTACTACCTCGCCAGCCGGACATTCGGCACGGTCGTACTCCTGTTCACGACGTTCGCGACGCTGCTGTCGGCCTTTACCTTCTTTGGCGGCCCGAACCTCACCTTCGCGCAGGGACCCGAGTGGCTGCTGGTGATGGGGCTGATGGACGGGATCATCTTCGCCGTCCTCTGGTACGTGCTGGGGTACAAGCAGTGGCTCGTCGGCCAGCGCCACGGCTACGTCACGCTCGGGGAGATGCTGGGCGATCGCTTCGGCTCGCGTCTCCTCCGCGGGCTCGTGGCGGCGATCAGTCTCTTCTGGCTCTTTCCCTACGTGATGCTCCAGCAGAAGGGTGCCGGCCAGGCGGTCGTCGGACTGACCGACGGCGCGGTCCCGTTCTGGGTCGGTGCCGGCGGCATCACGCTCTTTATGATCGTCTACGTCGCCGTCTCGGGGATGCGCGGGGTCGCCTGGACCGACACGCTCCAGGGGATCGTCATGCTCGGGCTGATCTGGGCGGCCGTCGCCTGGATCCTCTCGGCGGTCGGCGGCCCGGCGGCGGCGACGGACCGACTGGCCGAGACCAACCCCGAGTTCCTCGCACTGGGCGGCGGGCTGTACACGCCGGAGTACGTCCTCTCGACGGCGATTTCCATCGCCTTCGGCGTGACGATGTTCCCCCAGATCAACCAGCGCTTCTTCGTCGCTCGCTCCCAGAAAGTGCTCAAGCGGACGCTGGCGCTGTGGCCCGTACTGGTGGTCCTGCTGTTCGTCCCCGCGTTCATGCTCGGCGCGTGGGCCGCCGGCCTGGGCGTCACCGTTCCGGAGAACGGCAACGTGATCCCGGCGGTGCTCAACGAGTACACCGCCGGGTGGTTCACGGCGGCCGTCGTCGCCGCGGCGCTGGCCGCCATGATGTCCTCCAGCGACTCGATGCTGCTCTCGGGCGCCTCCTACCTCACTCGCGACCTCTACCGACCGGTGACCGACCTCGCCGAGGAGGAGCCGACGCTGCCGGACCGCGCGTCGCTGGTGAACCGCGTCCGCCGATCCCTGCTCGCAGTCGCCGTCTCCGTCGGTCGCACGCTTCACTCCGACCGCGACCGCGAGACGCTGCTCGCCCGCGCTGGCGTGGTCGTCTTCGCGACGGTCTCGTTCGTCGCCAGCCTCTACGCGCCGGGAACGCTCGTCCAGATCGGCGACACCGCGTTCGGCGGCTTCGCCCAGCTGGCCCTGCCCGTCATCGTCGCGCTGTACTGGCCCCGGACGACCCGCTGGGGGATGTACGCCGGCGTCGGCGGCTCGCAGCTGTTCTACCTCGCCAGCGTCTTCCTCCCGTTCGTGCCCGGCAGCTACCTCGGTGGCTGGTCGGCCAGCGTCGTCTGCATGGCGCTGGGACTGGTCCTGACCGTCGGCGTCTCGCTCGTGACGAGCGCGTCCCCCGGCGAGGACGCCGGCCTGTACAGCGTCTCGGGTGTCGACGGCGACTGA
- a CDS encoding DUF3311 domain-containing protein — translation MWDGSNWTRSRFEALGWALAALAVAALAVPWFLWRDSTVAAGLPLWVWWHVGWMGLASVAFYAFTRYGWGVGVEAETPEVNRDG, via the coding sequence ATGTGGGACGGTTCGAACTGGACGCGCAGTCGCTTCGAAGCGCTCGGGTGGGCACTCGCGGCGCTCGCAGTGGCGGCACTGGCGGTCCCGTGGTTCCTCTGGCGAGACAGCACCGTCGCTGCCGGGCTGCCGCTGTGGGTGTGGTGGCACGTCGGCTGGATGGGGCTGGCGTCGGTCGCCTTCTACGCGTTCACCCGCTACGGCTGGGGCGTCGGCGTCGAGGCCGAGACGCCGGAGGTGAATCGCGATGGCTGA
- a CDS encoding sugar phosphate isomerase/epimerase family protein, which yields MQTAIQLYTLREIDGSILDVLARVGDAGFDGVEFAYRVDEASTAEIREALEDAGLTAVAAHVGIETLEADLDGVIETAEALGYEDIVVPWLDPEHFETVAAVEATAERLSELARAVADRGLQLHYHNHDQEFAETDEGVAFDLLVERSSDDLMFEVDAGWALYGGADPVALLHEYADRISLVHFKDVRLDSEDAPPLGEGDLDVDAVATAAREIDAEWAVFENDEPDDPVTALANGADVLSGAVR from the coding sequence ATGCAGACCGCAATCCAGCTGTACACGCTCCGCGAGATCGACGGATCGATCCTCGACGTGCTCGCCCGCGTCGGTGACGCCGGCTTCGACGGCGTCGAGTTCGCCTATCGCGTCGACGAAGCGTCCACCGCAGAGATCCGTGAGGCCCTCGAAGACGCCGGTCTCACTGCCGTCGCCGCACACGTCGGGATCGAGACCCTCGAAGCGGACCTCGACGGCGTGATCGAGACCGCGGAGGCGCTGGGCTACGAGGACATCGTCGTCCCGTGGCTCGATCCGGAACACTTCGAGACGGTCGCGGCCGTCGAGGCGACGGCCGAACGACTCTCGGAGCTGGCCAGGGCGGTCGCGGACCGCGGGCTACAGTTGCATTACCACAACCACGACCAGGAGTTCGCCGAGACCGACGAGGGCGTGGCCTTCGATCTGCTCGTCGAACGGTCCAGCGACGACCTCATGTTCGAGGTCGACGCCGGTTGGGCGCTGTACGGGGGCGCAGATCCCGTCGCTCTCCTCCACGAGTACGCCGACCGCATCTCGCTGGTCCACTTCAAAGACGTTCGCCTCGACAGCGAGGACGCCCCCCCGCTGGGCGAGGGCGACCTCGACGTCGACGCCGTCGCGACGGCCGCCCGGGAGATCGACGCCGAGTGGGCCGTCTTCGAGAACGACGAGCCCGACGACCCCGTGACGGCGCTGGCAAACGGCGCGGACGTGCTCTCCGGTGCAGTCCGGTAG
- the dnaG gene encoding DNA primase DnaG, protein MQDSTKYLIHADFTANGVVERNDVVGAVFGQTEGLLGDELDLRELQEGSKVGRVDVEVTSEGGQSFGEITIASGLDRVETAILAASLETIERVGPCRATVTVTDLEDVRHAKRREVVERATELLADFEAEAITSHDIVEEVRQRLRVADITEYEGLPAGPRVAESDAIIVVEGRADVLQLLQFGIKNAVAVEGTDVPEAIADLSRERTVTAFLDGDRGGELILKELAQVGAVDHVAFAPAGTCVEDLSRSQILAALRDKVPYEAVDEGSPAPVAATPDASEDEPDEPDEPDEPDEPDEPRAVTSGGRDVDTDVGTTDAASAPSETVEPVSPETDSESAGRQASPDAVERSPGEPDDGQDASDDASPSTVAAHAQAVVAEGTGTVRLLDDEASVLRDGPATEAFALVEAADPVPAAVVLDDTLSQRLLDVAAQRGVDEIVARQTGEFVKQPTTVRVRTIEDL, encoded by the coding sequence ATGCAGGACTCTACGAAATATCTCATCCACGCAGACTTTACCGCGAACGGCGTCGTCGAGCGCAACGACGTCGTCGGCGCAGTCTTCGGACAGACCGAAGGGCTGCTCGGCGACGAGCTCGACCTCCGGGAGCTACAGGAGGGGTCGAAAGTCGGGCGCGTCGACGTCGAAGTGACCTCCGAGGGGGGACAGTCCTTTGGCGAGATCACGATCGCGAGCGGACTCGACCGCGTCGAGACGGCGATCCTCGCGGCGTCGTTGGAGACGATCGAGCGGGTCGGACCGTGCCGTGCGACCGTCACCGTCACGGACCTCGAAGACGTCCGGCACGCGAAGCGTCGCGAGGTCGTCGAACGAGCCACGGAGCTGCTCGCGGACTTCGAGGCCGAGGCGATCACCTCCCACGACATCGTCGAAGAGGTCCGCCAGCGCCTCCGCGTCGCGGACATCACCGAGTACGAGGGACTGCCCGCCGGCCCACGCGTCGCCGAGAGCGACGCCATCATCGTCGTCGAGGGGCGAGCCGACGTGCTCCAGTTGCTCCAGTTCGGGATCAAAAACGCCGTCGCCGTCGAGGGGACGGACGTGCCCGAGGCGATCGCCGACCTGAGCCGCGAGCGGACCGTCACCGCGTTCCTCGACGGCGACCGCGGCGGCGAGCTGATCCTGAAAGAGCTGGCACAGGTCGGTGCCGTCGATCACGTCGCCTTCGCGCCGGCCGGCACGTGCGTCGAGGACCTCTCGCGCTCACAGATTCTCGCGGCGCTACGGGACAAGGTCCCCTACGAGGCCGTCGACGAGGGAAGCCCGGCCCCGGTCGCGGCGACGCCGGACGCGTCCGAGGACGAACCCGACGAGCCCGACGAGCCCGACGAGCCCGACGAGCCCGACGAGCCACGTGCGGTCACCTCCGGCGGCCGAGACGTCGACACCGACGTCGGGACCACCGACGCGGCGTCGGCACCGTCCGAGACGGTCGAACCAGTGTCCCCCGAGACCGACAGCGAGAGCGCCGGCCGCCAAGCGTCGCCGGACGCCGTCGAACGCTCTCCCGGCGAGCCCGACGACGGCCAGGACGCGAGCGACGACGCGTCGCCGTCGACGGTGGCGGCACACGCACAGGCAGTCGTCGCCGAAGGTACCGGGACCGTCCGGCTGCTCGACGACGAGGCGAGCGTTCTCCGTGACGGTCCCGCGACCGAGGCGTTCGCGCTCGTCGAGGCGGCCGATCCGGTCCCGGCGGCGGTCGTCCTCGACGACACGCTCTCCCAGCGACTCCTCGACGTGGCTGCCCAGCGGGGCGTCGACGAGATCGTCGCCCGACAGACCGGCGAGTTCGTCAAACAGCCGACGACGGTCCGCGTGCGGACGATCGAGGACCTGTAG